A portion of the Sandaracinobacteroides saxicola genome contains these proteins:
- a CDS encoding DUF3011 domain-containing protein has protein sequence MGTMRTRSVQLSFLGIAMAAALVLPGEGVGGSANAGTIACGSVNGAYHYCAADTGRGVQLQQQLSRAPCRQAESWGYDRRGVWVDNGCAATFLVGSWGESSGVAGRGGDGGKVSAAIVGGLVGALLGGAIGGSSHSSSTYVSRTYVQSGDDGPTQDEQRAAYAANQQAQRDQQDRLDDAQQRAAYLANQNNQLEIQASQDREQRDNARAAQAEAEDARRQAEIRAGEADENRQAREAESNADSNSSGDNSDSGAAAEETPQ, from the coding sequence ATGGGAACGATGCGGACACGATCTGTACAACTGTCTTTCCTCGGCATTGCGATGGCGGCGGCGCTGGTGCTGCCCGGGGAAGGGGTCGGCGGGTCGGCGAACGCCGGCACGATCGCCTGTGGCAGTGTCAACGGTGCCTATCATTACTGCGCCGCCGACACCGGCCGGGGCGTGCAGTTGCAGCAGCAACTGTCGCGTGCGCCTTGCCGCCAGGCCGAGAGCTGGGGCTATGACCGCCGCGGCGTATGGGTGGACAATGGCTGTGCCGCCACTTTCCTCGTCGGCTCCTGGGGAGAGAGCAGTGGGGTTGCCGGGCGCGGTGGTGACGGCGGCAAGGTCAGCGCGGCGATCGTCGGCGGGCTGGTAGGGGCGTTGTTGGGCGGTGCCATCGGCGGATCCAGCCACAGCAGCAGCACTTATGTCTCGCGCACCTATGTCCAGAGCGGCGACGATGGTCCAACGCAGGACGAGCAGCGCGCCGCCTATGCCGCCAACCAGCAGGCGCAGCGCGACCAGCAGGACCGGCTGGACGACGCGCAGCAGCGTGCCGCCTATCTGGCCAACCAGAACAACCAGCTGGAAATCCAGGCATCGCAGGATCGCGAACAGCGCGACAATGCGCGCGCGGCGCAGGCCGAAGCTGAGGATGCCCGGCGCCAGGCGGAAATCCGCGCCGGTGAAGCCGATGAGAACCGGCAGGCGCGCGAAGCCGAAAGCAATGCCGACAGCAACAGCAGTGGCGACAACAGCGACAGCGGCGCGGCGGCAGAGGAAACGCCGCAGTGA
- a CDS encoding fasciclin domain-containing protein, which translates to MLFLALPLAAQPVPSWSPDEDILGHLEKQPDNSRFMAALKASGWDVTLRTPGRYTVFAPTNQAFAALPRALAAALVDPRQRDRIRALVGCHIVGREVKFGLGPDGTQVIRTLGGCTLRLTRKGLDIRVTDENGITAKLRMFDVFEANGQIEVIDAVLTPKLPAGAS; encoded by the coding sequence ATGCTGTTTCTGGCATTGCCGCTTGCCGCACAGCCGGTGCCGTCCTGGTCGCCCGACGAGGACATCCTGGGCCATCTGGAAAAACAGCCGGACAACAGTCGCTTCATGGCGGCGCTGAAAGCTTCCGGCTGGGACGTGACACTGCGGACGCCGGGCCGCTACACCGTGTTCGCCCCGACCAACCAGGCGTTCGCGGCGCTGCCGCGGGCGTTGGCCGCCGCCCTTGTCGATCCGCGCCAGCGCGACAGGATCCGGGCGCTGGTGGGCTGCCATATCGTGGGCCGCGAGGTGAAGTTCGGGCTTGGCCCGGATGGCACGCAGGTGATCCGGACGCTGGGTGGCTGCACCCTGCGCCTGACCCGCAAGGGGCTGGATATCCGCGTTACGGACGAAAACGGCATCACGGCAAAGTTGCGCATGTTCGACGTGTTCGAGGCCAATGGCCAGATCGAGGTGATCGACGCCGTGCTCACCCCGAAACTTCCGGCGGGGGCATCTTGA
- a CDS encoding lysozyme inhibitor LprI family protein: MMPRTIATVVLLLAPLPAAAQPANCANAVSQADMTACAAAGRSNADLRLNQSYARLRKGLSAGGQERLKASQRAWIAFRDLECQFRSNGADGGSAAPMVAATCAADLSRARTADLDRLGKCAEGDLSCPR; this comes from the coding sequence ATGATGCCCCGAACCATTGCCACCGTGGTTCTGTTGCTGGCGCCGCTGCCCGCCGCCGCGCAGCCCGCCAACTGCGCCAATGCAGTCTCCCAGGCCGACATGACCGCCTGTGCCGCCGCCGGCCGCTCCAATGCGGATTTGCGGCTGAACCAGAGCTATGCCCGCCTGCGCAAGGGGTTGAGCGCTGGCGGGCAGGAGCGGTTGAAGGCCAGCCAGCGGGCCTGGATCGCCTTCCGGGACCTGGAATGCCAGTTCCGCTCCAACGGCGCCGATGGCGGCTCCGCGGCGCCGATGGTGGCGGCGACCTGCGCGGCCGATCTTTCGCGGGCGCGCACGGCCGACCTCGACCGCCTGGGCAAATGCGCAGAGGGCGATCTTTCCTGCCCGCGCTGA
- the lepA gene encoding translation elongation factor 4, giving the protein MASLPSTDISRIRNFSIIAHIDHGKSTLADRLIQATGGLTAREMSEQVLDNMEIEKERGITIKAQTVRLDYRAQDGLDYVLNLMDTPGHVDFAYEVSRSLAACEGALLVVDAAQGVEAQTLANVYQSIEHDHEIVPVINKIDLPSAEPERVKAQIEEVIGLDASNAVLASAKSGIGIGDVLEAIVTRIPAPKGDATAPLKAMLVDSWYDAYLGVVILVRIIDGVLKKGMQIKFMAGDSVHLTDRVGAFRPKIEQRGELGPGEIGFITAQIKEVAQARVGDTITDAKRPANAALPGFKEVQPVVFCGLFPTDAADFEKLRESIYKLKLNDASFSFEMETSAALGFGFRCGFLGLLHLEIIQERLSREYDLDLITTAPSVVYEVHLNNGEMLELHNPADMPDPVAIDHIKEPWIEAVIFVPDEYLGSVLKLCQDRRGIQKNLTYVGGRAQLTYELPLNEVVFDFYDRLKSISRGYASFDYHQIGHREGDLVKMTVLVNSELVDALSMIVHRDAAEARGRHMCERMKDLIPRHLFKIPIQAAIGGRVIARETIAALRKDVTAKCYGGDISRKRKLLDKQKEGKKRMRQYGSVEIPQEAFIAALRMGDA; this is encoded by the coding sequence ATGGCTTCGCTTCCTTCCACCGACATTTCGCGCATCCGCAACTTTTCGATCATCGCGCACATCGATCATGGCAAATCGACGCTGGCCGACCGCTTGATCCAGGCCACGGGCGGCCTGACCGCGCGGGAGATGAGCGAGCAGGTGCTCGACAATATGGAGATCGAGAAGGAGCGCGGCATCACCATCAAGGCGCAGACGGTGCGGCTGGATTACCGGGCGCAGGATGGCCTGGATTATGTGCTGAACCTGATGGACACGCCGGGGCATGTCGATTTCGCCTATGAGGTGAGCCGCAGCCTGGCGGCGTGCGAAGGCGCGCTGCTGGTGGTGGACGCGGCACAGGGGGTGGAGGCGCAGACGCTGGCGAACGTCTATCAGTCGATCGAGCATGACCATGAGATCGTGCCGGTGATCAACAAGATCGACCTGCCGAGCGCCGAACCGGAGCGGGTGAAGGCGCAGATCGAGGAGGTCATCGGTCTGGATGCCAGCAACGCCGTGCTGGCGAGCGCCAAGAGCGGCATCGGCATCGGCGATGTGCTGGAGGCGATCGTGACGCGCATTCCCGCGCCGAAGGGCGACGCGACGGCACCCTTGAAGGCGATGCTGGTGGACAGCTGGTATGACGCCTATCTGGGCGTGGTGATCCTGGTGCGGATCATCGACGGCGTGCTGAAAAAAGGCATGCAGATCAAGTTCATGGCGGGCGACAGCGTGCATCTGACCGATCGCGTGGGCGCGTTCCGGCCGAAGATCGAGCAGCGCGGCGAACTGGGGCCGGGGGAGATCGGCTTCATCACGGCACAGATCAAGGAGGTGGCGCAGGCGCGGGTGGGGGACACGATCACCGACGCGAAGCGACCGGCGAACGCGGCCCTGCCGGGGTTCAAGGAAGTGCAGCCGGTGGTGTTCTGTGGCCTGTTCCCGACGGACGCCGCCGATTTTGAGAAGCTGCGCGAGAGCATCTACAAGTTGAAGCTGAACGACGCGAGTTTCAGCTTCGAGATGGAGACCAGCGCCGCCCTGGGCTTCGGTTTTCGATGTGGGTTCCTGGGCCTGCTGCATCTGGAGATCATTCAGGAGCGGCTGAGCCGGGAATATGACCTGGACCTGATCACCACGGCGCCCAGCGTGGTCTATGAGGTGCATCTGAACAACGGCGAGATGCTGGAACTGCACAATCCGGCGGACATGCCCGATCCGGTCGCGATCGACCATATCAAGGAGCCGTGGATCGAGGCGGTGATCTTCGTGCCGGACGAGTATCTGGGCAGTGTGCTGAAGCTGTGCCAGGACCGGCGGGGTATCCAAAAAAACCTGACTTACGTGGGCGGACGGGCGCAGCTGACGTACGAACTGCCCTTGAACGAGGTGGTGTTTGATTTCTACGACCGGCTGAAGAGCATCAGCCGCGGCTATGCCAGTTTCGATTACCACCAGATCGGCCACCGCGAGGGCGATCTCGTCAAGATGACGGTGCTGGTGAACAGCGAGCTGGTGGACGCGCTGAGCATGATCGTGCACCGCGACGCCGCCGAGGCGCGCGGCCGGCACATGTGCGAGCGGATGAAGGACCTGATCCCGCGGCATCTGTTCAAGATTCCGATCCAGGCAGCCATTGGGGGCCGCGTGATCGCGCGGGAGACGATCGCGGCGCTGCGCAAGGACGTGACGGCGAAATGCTATGGCGGCGACATCAGCCGCAAGCGCAAGCTGCTGGACAAGCAGAAAGAAGGCAAGAAGCGCATGCGCCAATATGGCAGCGTGGAGATCCCGCAGGAGGCGTTCATCGCGGCGCTGCGGATGGGGGACGCGTAA
- a CDS encoding helix-turn-helix domain-containing protein, which yields MDVDDGFGAKLALAIKALSVSRSRLAHELAVDKSAVGRWVSGTALPSAHNLERLTQRVAATHPGFTMADWDVALPALAARLGVTPPQAAAPDVDWLAPGLMTEARANTAMRGGAYEGVWRTTRPSADNAGAPFVHDHMVQRVAPDGLLRYRLGVFGLRFHGIGLPIQGQLFSIASDTVSGVFIFSIVKAVARRKAVVLDGLTLTCLRNTDGDIVATPCIFERVADLPPDPADDDAVLERCMRASSFAAAEAVDPAYARRLLPDIGPAAHAAGGELLLLMRFAESLSRAAPIGGRD from the coding sequence ATGGACGTGGACGACGGGTTCGGCGCGAAACTGGCGTTGGCGATCAAGGCCTTGTCGGTCAGTCGCAGCCGGTTGGCGCATGAGTTGGCGGTGGACAAGAGCGCGGTCGGGCGTTGGGTGTCGGGCACCGCGCTGCCATCCGCGCATAATCTGGAGCGGTTGACGCAACGAGTGGCGGCCACGCACCCCGGTTTCACCATGGCCGATTGGGACGTTGCACTGCCGGCGCTCGCGGCGCGACTGGGCGTAACGCCACCGCAGGCGGCGGCGCCGGACGTGGACTGGCTGGCACCCGGGCTGATGACGGAGGCGCGGGCGAACACGGCGATGCGAGGCGGTGCCTACGAAGGCGTCTGGCGCACCACACGGCCCTCTGCGGACAATGCGGGGGCACCATTCGTGCATGACCATATGGTGCAGCGGGTGGCGCCGGATGGGTTGCTGCGCTATCGGCTGGGGGTGTTCGGGCTGCGCTTCCATGGCATCGGCCTGCCGATCCAGGGACAGCTCTTCTCGATCGCCAGTGACACGGTGAGCGGCGTGTTCATCTTTTCGATCGTGAAGGCGGTGGCGCGTCGCAAGGCGGTGGTGCTCGACGGGCTGACACTGACCTGCCTGCGCAACACCGACGGCGATATCGTGGCGACGCCCTGCATTTTCGAGCGGGTGGCCGACCTGCCGCCGGACCCGGCCGACGATGATGCCGTGCTGGAACGCTGCATGCGCGCGAGCTCCTTTGCCGCCGCGGAAGCCGTCGATCCTGCGTATGCGCGGCGGCTGCTGCCCGATATCGGCCCGGCGGCGCATGCGGCCGGCGGAGAGTTGCTGCTGTTGATGCGCTTTGCCGAAAGCCTGTCCCGCGCGGCGCCGATCGGCGGGCGGGACTGA
- a CDS encoding serine hydrolase domain-containing protein: MMMLAASLVAVPAQAEKGTGKTFDVALFGKNIQGGMDAVAGGFAWSVAQNGKPAGTGKKGFARTPADGNLPHSPSQRQNIASVSKMITAVAVLQTLRMMGKDEDTLIAGYFPPGWKKGPNVDTLTFAHLLGHRSGFPNANMNSKALLDYSAMKAMVAAGTPGPAPLPAPPKGIDYRNVNYALLRVLLYNMHNRIPGVTLRSDEIARTMEGQLGEITGEAGSDEYVGKLVSWFYAAWVQKNVLEPVGVKGALCQDKSATQTLYYDRDQTIPGNKSMGNNSWSEFCGSGGWYLSSNDLVRFMTFLHNSEVLLPAAWRQRMIDKRFGVMGRVGDFGTYWNHGGVVGSGGGGGIHACIMRFPNNVEAAVVANVVLPPKISTCPILADAYDAAWK; encoded by the coding sequence ATGATGATGCTTGCCGCCAGCCTGGTGGCGGTACCGGCGCAGGCCGAGAAAGGCACTGGCAAGACGTTCGATGTCGCGCTGTTCGGCAAGAATATCCAGGGCGGGATGGACGCGGTGGCGGGCGGGTTCGCCTGGTCGGTGGCACAGAATGGCAAGCCGGCGGGCACGGGCAAGAAGGGGTTCGCGCGGACACCGGCCGACGGCAACCTGCCGCATTCGCCCAGTCAGCGGCAGAACATCGCCAGCGTATCGAAGATGATCACCGCCGTGGCGGTGTTGCAGACCCTGCGGATGATGGGGAAGGACGAGGATACGCTGATCGCCGGCTATTTCCCGCCGGGATGGAAGAAAGGCCCGAATGTCGACACGCTGACGTTCGCCCATCTGCTGGGCCATCGCAGCGGATTTCCGAATGCCAACATGAACAGCAAGGCACTGCTCGATTACAGTGCGATGAAGGCGATGGTGGCCGCGGGCACGCCGGGTCCGGCCCCGCTGCCGGCACCACCCAAGGGCATCGATTATCGCAACGTCAACTATGCGCTGCTGCGCGTGCTGCTGTACAACATGCATAACCGCATCCCGGGGGTAACGCTGCGATCCGATGAGATCGCGCGGACGATGGAAGGCCAGTTGGGCGAGATCACCGGCGAGGCCGGGAGCGACGAATATGTCGGCAAGCTGGTGAGCTGGTTCTATGCCGCCTGGGTGCAGAAGAATGTGCTGGAGCCGGTGGGCGTGAAGGGCGCGCTGTGTCAGGACAAGAGTGCAACGCAGACGCTCTATTATGACAGGGACCAGACCATCCCGGGCAACAAGTCCATGGGCAACAACAGCTGGTCGGAATTCTGCGGCTCGGGCGGCTGGTATCTGTCGTCCAACGACCTGGTGCGGTTCATGACCTTCCTGCACAACAGCGAGGTGCTGCTGCCCGCGGCCTGGCGGCAGCGGATGATCGACAAAAGGTTCGGCGTGATGGGGCGGGTCGGCGATTTCGGCACCTATTGGAATCACGGCGGCGTGGTGGGTTCGGGGGGCGGCGGCGGTATCCATGCCTGCATCATGCGCTTTCCCAACAATGTGGAAGCCGCGGTGGTCGCCAACGTGGTATTGCCACCGAAGATCAGCACCTGCCCCATCCTTGCCGATGCCTATGATGCGGCATGGAAGTGA
- a CDS encoding dicarboxylate/amino acid:cation symporter has protein sequence MGNKLTVWILVALGLGLVLGLVMNATMAPADAKAIGSQLTIITDVFLRLIKMIIAPLVFATLVAGIAGMGGDSKSLGRIGVRTIAWFLAATVVSITLGLLAVNTLQPGVGLNLSLPVADAATAVKTEALTFRKVITEIFPKSIVDAMATNNILQIVVFAVFFGIALAKVGERGRPLVKAMEVLMEVMLVITNIVMWVAPFAVFAAVTATVAEQGVGILATYGAFMGGFYATLLILLAIILTAGGLVIGFGNIPRLVREIREPFLLAFSTASSEAAYPRFLAALERFGVPNRIASFTLPLGYSFNLDGSMLYCSFATVFIAQAYGIDLTLTQEITMLLFLMVASKGMASVPRASLVVITATLSFFGLPTEGVLLILAVDHFLDMGRSATNVVGNAVATAVVAKWEGELGRPEPAVLRSERP, from the coding sequence GTGGGAAACAAGCTGACCGTCTGGATTCTGGTGGCGCTGGGGCTGGGGCTGGTGCTGGGCCTGGTGATGAACGCCACCATGGCACCGGCGGATGCCAAGGCCATCGGCAGCCAGCTGACCATCATCACCGACGTGTTCCTGCGGCTCATCAAGATGATCATCGCGCCGCTGGTGTTCGCCACGCTGGTCGCCGGCATCGCCGGCATGGGCGGGGACAGCAAGTCGCTAGGGCGCATCGGGGTGCGCACCATCGCCTGGTTTCTGGCGGCGACGGTGGTTTCCATCACGCTGGGGCTGCTGGCGGTGAATACCCTGCAACCGGGGGTGGGGCTGAACCTCTCCCTTCCCGTGGCGGACGCGGCGACCGCGGTGAAGACCGAGGCGCTGACGTTCCGCAAGGTCATCACCGAGATTTTCCCGAAGAGCATCGTCGATGCCATGGCGACCAACAACATCCTCCAGATCGTGGTGTTCGCCGTGTTTTTCGGCATTGCGCTTGCGAAGGTGGGGGAGCGTGGCCGGCCACTGGTGAAGGCGATGGAGGTGCTGATGGAGGTGATGCTGGTCATCACCAACATCGTGATGTGGGTGGCGCCCTTCGCGGTGTTCGCGGCGGTAACGGCGACCGTCGCTGAACAGGGAGTCGGCATCCTGGCGACCTATGGGGCCTTCATGGGCGGTTTCTATGCCACGCTGCTGATCCTGCTGGCGATCATCCTGACGGCGGGTGGCCTGGTGATCGGGTTCGGCAACATCCCGCGGCTGGTGCGGGAAATCCGCGAACCCTTCCTGCTGGCGTTCAGCACGGCGAGCAGCGAGGCGGCCTATCCGCGCTTCCTGGCGGCGCTGGAGCGCTTCGGCGTGCCCAACCGTATCGCCAGCTTCACCCTGCCGCTGGGCTACAGCTTCAACCTCGACGGCTCGATGCTCTATTGCAGTTTCGCCACCGTGTTCATCGCCCAGGCCTATGGCATCGACCTGACGCTGACGCAGGAAATCACCATGCTGCTGTTCCTGATGGTGGCGTCGAAGGGCATGGCGAGCGTGCCGCGCGCGAGCCTGGTGGTGATCACCGCGACGCTCAGCTTTTTCGGGCTGCCGACCGAGGGCGTGCTGCTGATCCTGGCGGTCGATCACTTCCTCGACATGGGGCGCAGCGCCACCAATGTGGTCGGCAACGCGGTGGCGACGGCGGTGGTGGCGAAGTGGGAAGGCGAGCTGGGCCGCCCCGAACCCGCGGTATTGCGGAGTGAACGTCCGTAG
- a CDS encoding cytochrome P450, giving the protein MATAYKPSELTLDDLDISRPDLWRDYAILPKLATLRNAGPLHYCPESDFGPYWSVMSHREIVEVESKPDIFSSSWDRGGITIGGRPPEGEEEIRFPMFIAMDRPQHTGQRRTVAPAFTPSEMDRLRASIRGRTATLLDSLPVGEAFDWVDLVSVELTTQMLATLFDFPWEDRRLLPYWSDVATDFDAIKDVESHRKRHEILFQMVVYFQRLWDERKEKGLAPDLISMMINSDATKDMSQLEYLGNLILLIVGGNDTTRNSMTGAVMVQNRYPDQWAKLVANPALIPNATSELIRWQTPLAHMRRTALADTVVAGQTIRAGDNVVMWYLSANREEGMFAAADTWMPDRENARRHLAFGHGIHRCVGARLAELQLGILFEEMLARNMRVRALAEPKRVNNCFVHGYRQLMVEMMRG; this is encoded by the coding sequence ATGGCCACAGCCTACAAGCCGAGCGAGCTGACACTGGACGATCTGGACATCTCGCGGCCGGATTTGTGGCGCGACTATGCCATCCTGCCGAAGCTGGCGACGCTGCGGAACGCCGGCCCCTTGCATTACTGCCCGGAGAGCGATTTCGGCCCCTATTGGTCGGTCATGTCCCACCGCGAGATCGTGGAAGTGGAGAGCAAACCCGACATCTTTTCTTCGAGCTGGGACCGGGGCGGCATCACCATCGGCGGGCGGCCGCCGGAGGGGGAGGAGGAAATCCGCTTCCCCATGTTCATCGCCATGGACCGGCCGCAGCATACCGGCCAGCGGCGCACGGTGGCGCCGGCCTTCACGCCTTCCGAAATGGACCGGCTGCGCGCCAGCATCCGCGGCCGCACGGCGACCTTGCTTGACAGCCTGCCCGTAGGTGAGGCGTTCGACTGGGTGGATCTGGTCTCCGTCGAGCTGACGACGCAGATGCTGGCGACTCTGTTCGACTTCCCTTGGGAAGACCGCCGCCTGCTGCCCTATTGGTCCGATGTGGCGACCGACTTCGACGCGATCAAGGATGTGGAATCGCACCGCAAGCGGCATGAGATCCTGTTCCAGATGGTGGTCTATTTCCAGCGGCTGTGGGACGAGCGCAAGGAGAAGGGCCTGGCGCCCGACCTCATCTCGATGATGATCAATTCGGATGCCACCAAGGACATGAGCCAGCTGGAATATCTGGGCAATCTGATCCTGCTGATCGTGGGCGGCAACGATACCACACGCAACAGCATGACCGGCGCGGTGATGGTGCAGAACCGCTATCCCGATCAATGGGCGAAGCTGGTGGCGAACCCGGCGCTGATCCCGAACGCCACCAGCGAACTGATCCGCTGGCAGACGCCGCTGGCGCACATGCGGCGCACCGCGCTCGCCGATACCGTCGTGGCCGGGCAGACGATCCGCGCCGGCGACAATGTGGTGATGTGGTATCTGTCCGCCAACCGCGAGGAGGGCATGTTCGCCGCCGCCGACACCTGGATGCCGGACCGGGAGAATGCGCGGCGGCACCTGGCCTTCGGGCACGGCATCCATCGCTGCGTCGGCGCGCGTCTGGCCGAATTGCAGCTGGGCATCCTGTTCGAAGAGATGCTGGCTCGCAACATGCGCGTACGCGCGCTCGCCGAGCCGAAACGGGTGAACAACTGCTTCGTGCACGGCTATCGCCAGCTGATGGTGGAGATGATGCGCGGCTGA
- a CDS encoding type II toxin-antitoxin system VapC family toxin: MRLLFDTHLLLWFTAGDARFTAQAREMLGDVRNEPLFSSISIWEIGIKQAAGRPDFRWDAKEVETTLRRAGWGELPFNALHAQHAAALPLYHRDPFDRALIGQAISETVTLLTVDTTLTRYPGPILLVYP, translated from the coding sequence TTGAGGCTACTGTTCGACACGCATCTCCTCCTGTGGTTCACGGCAGGCGACGCCCGCTTCACGGCTCAAGCGAGGGAGATGTTGGGCGATGTCCGCAATGAGCCGCTGTTCAGTTCGATCAGCATCTGGGAAATCGGCATCAAGCAGGCCGCTGGCAGGCCCGACTTTCGCTGGGACGCAAAGGAAGTCGAAACAACCCTCCGGCGCGCGGGGTGGGGGGAGTTGCCGTTCAATGCGTTACATGCGCAGCATGCTGCCGCCTTGCCACTCTACCATCGCGATCCATTCGATCGAGCTCTGATCGGACAAGCGATATCGGAAACTGTTACCCTGCTGACCGTCGATACGACGCTGACCCGCTACCCCGGCCCGATCCTGCTGGTGTACCCCTAA
- a CDS encoding type II toxin-antitoxin system Phd/YefM family antitoxin codes for MTAPLPVINMHEAKTHLSRLVADAAAGKPFIIARAGKPLVKVVPADDTPLSGEKLLIARGFGALKGRFVAPDDIKTPFRDEIEEMFGLRD; via the coding sequence ATGACCGCCCCGCTTCCCGTCATCAACATGCATGAGGCCAAAACCCACCTCTCCCGCCTCGTCGCCGATGCCGCCGCTGGCAAGCCGTTCATCATCGCCCGCGCCGGCAAACCGCTGGTCAAGGTGGTGCCTGCCGACGACACGCCGCTCTCGGGCGAGAAGTTGCTGATCGCACGCGGCTTCGGCGCGCTGAAAGGCCGGTTCGTGGCGCCGGATGATATCAAGACGCCGTTCCGCGACGAAATCGAAGAGATGTTCGGGCTGCGCGATTGA
- a CDS encoding DUF805 domain-containing protein codes for MMFEPLRRYADFRGRSRRQEYWLFSLFLVVIYAFVALVGTLVSPPGPNGEPGGVFIALVGILALAFFIPSLAVAVRRLHDTDRSGWWYLIGLVPLIGSIVLLVFFVLDGTPGPNRFGDDPKGRGNPGIMER; via the coding sequence ATGATGTTCGAACCATTGCGCCGTTACGCGGATTTCAGGGGGCGCTCGCGCCGTCAGGAATATTGGTTGTTCTCGCTGTTTCTGGTGGTGATCTATGCCTTTGTCGCGCTTGTCGGCACCTTGGTCAGCCCGCCGGGCCCCAATGGCGAGCCGGGGGGCGTTTTCATCGCGCTCGTCGGCATCCTCGCCCTTGCCTTCTTCATTCCCTCGCTCGCCGTCGCCGTCCGTCGTCTGCACGATACCGATCGCAGCGGCTGGTGGTATCTGATCGGCCTGGTCCCGCTGATCGGCAGCATTGTGCTGCTGGTGTTTTTCGTACTCGACGGCACCCCCGGCCCGAACCGTTTCGGGGACGATCCCAAGGGCCGCGGCAATCCTGGCATCATGGAGCGATAA